A genome region from Chitinophagales bacterium includes the following:
- a CDS encoding HigA family addiction module antidote protein: MKKLRNISPGEILLKEFLIPMEISQYRLSKDLSIPQTRVSEIVKGNRRITADTALRLSAYFGNSAKFWLGIQDDYDIENELTEKSVELRKIQQVSKEKNVA; this comes from the coding sequence ATGAAAAAGTTACGAAACATAAGTCCAGGCGAGATATTATTAAAAGAATTTTTAATTCCTATGGAAATTTCGCAGTATAGATTATCCAAAGATTTATCCATACCACAAACTAGAGTCTCTGAAATTGTCAAAGGGAATAGGCGTATTACAGCGGATACCGCACTTCGATTGAGTGCATACTTTGGAAACTCCGCAAAATTTTGGTTAGGCATACAAGACGACTATGATATAGAGAATGAGCTTACAGAAAAGTCAGTTGAGTTGAGAAAAATACAACAAGTTAGTAAAGAAAAAAATGTGGCATAG
- a CDS encoding N(4)-(beta-N-acetylglucosaminyl)-L-asparaginase has product MNRRQLVKTLSLSGMTFSFFKTGWASNLKTTSKPIVLSTWYNQREANIDAWSILSKNGNALDAVEKGVMNAENDMNNCCVGLGGNPDRTGIVTLDACIMNEKFEIGAVGALERIKHPISVARAVMEKSPHVMLVGVGAQEFALSQGFSLEDGKLSDHAAKAFEDWEKRNAFDHKNIENKKVEFITKPDREQEKRKTMKADEFNHDTIGMIAMDGYGNLSGACTTSGMGFKMRGRLGDSPIIGAGLYVDNEVGAATATGHGEEVIRICGSHLVVEFMRQGLSPELACKKAVERILKRTPRKLEDLQIGFIALNKHGEFGAYALQKGFDFAVKSEELDNTKFDSKFLI; this is encoded by the coding sequence ATGAATCGACGTCAATTAGTCAAAACGTTATCTTTATCAGGTATGACATTTTCATTTTTCAAAACGGGCTGGGCTAGTAATTTAAAAACGACCAGTAAGCCTATAGTATTGAGCACTTGGTACAATCAGCGAGAAGCTAATATCGATGCTTGGTCAATTCTTTCGAAAAATGGAAACGCACTCGATGCTGTCGAAAAAGGTGTAATGAATGCAGAAAATGACATGAACAACTGCTGCGTAGGTCTGGGAGGCAATCCTGATAGGACAGGTATCGTGACACTAGATGCTTGTATCATGAATGAAAAATTTGAAATTGGCGCAGTAGGTGCCTTAGAGAGAATCAAACATCCTATTTCCGTGGCGCGCGCTGTGATGGAAAAATCTCCTCATGTGATGTTGGTAGGAGTAGGGGCTCAAGAATTTGCCTTGTCTCAAGGTTTTTCGTTAGAAGATGGTAAACTGAGTGACCATGCTGCTAAGGCTTTTGAGGATTGGGAAAAACGAAATGCGTTTGACCATAAAAATATAGAAAACAAGAAAGTGGAGTTTATCACCAAGCCAGATAGAGAACAAGAGAAACGTAAAACTATGAAAGCCGATGAGTTCAATCACGACACCATAGGGATGATAGCTATGGATGGTTATGGGAACTTGAGTGGTGCATGCACCACCAGTGGTATGGGATTTAAAATGCGTGGACGACTAGGTGATTCTCCTATAATAGGTGCTGGTCTATATGTAGATAATGAAGTAGGAGCTGCTACCGCAACAGGTCATGGAGAGGAAGTGATACGTATCTGCGGCAGTCACTTAGTAGTAGAATTTATGCGCCAAGGCTTGAGTCCAGAACTTGCCTGTAAAAAAGCTGTTGAACGAATCCTTAAACGTACTCCAAGAAAACTAGAGGACTTACAAATAGGTTTCATCGCACTCAATAAACATGGAGAGTTTGGAGCTTATGCCTTACAGAAAGGATTTGACTTTGCTGTGAAGTCGGAGGAATTAGATAATACGAAGTTTGATAGTAAGTTTTTGATTTAA
- a CDS encoding type II toxin-antitoxin system RelE/ParE family toxin, protein MIISFGNKETEKIWNGLVSKKLPIEIQEIARRKLRMINNSIDINDLKIPPANKLEKLKGSWKDYYSIRINNQWRIIFKWTNGNASEVEIIDYH, encoded by the coding sequence ATGATAATTTCATTTGGAAATAAGGAGACTGAAAAAATCTGGAATGGTTTAGTATCAAAGAAACTACCAATAGAAATTCAAGAAATCGCTAGAAGAAAATTAAGAATGATAAACAACTCAATAGATATAAATGATTTAAAAATTCCTCCAGCGAACAAGCTAGAAAAGCTAAAAGGCAGTTGGAAAGATTATTATAGTATAAGGATAAACAATCAATGGAGAATTATCTTTAAATGGACGAATGGAAATGCAAGTGAAGTTGAAATTATAGATTACCATTAA
- a CDS encoding carboxypeptidase-like regulatory domain-containing protein — MNIAPKLNKLFLIIFINQLFLNPIRAQFTLVGKVSDANGNPIPFAIVWDSIAKSGTKCNSSGFFELKKTNLNNVLRISSVGKPITKVVVKNQDSLFIVMIDDTSKKNKRDIVIKKPVIYLYPEKETEVNLKIEFEGKFNFTYPAYENGWVVNASPNGKLINKKDNKTY; from the coding sequence ATGAATATAGCTCCTAAATTAAATAAGTTGTTTTTAATAATCTTCATAAATCAACTATTTCTAAACCCAATAAGAGCCCAATTCACTTTAGTCGGAAAAGTTAGCGACGCTAATGGAAATCCAATACCATTTGCCATAGTTTGGGACTCGATAGCTAAATCAGGCACCAAGTGTAACTCTTCTGGATTTTTTGAATTAAAAAAAACCAATTTGAATAATGTACTAAGAATAAGTTCAGTTGGCAAACCAATAACAAAAGTTGTTGTTAAAAATCAAGATTCATTGTTCATAGTAATGATAGATGACACAAGTAAAAAAAATAAACGAGATATAGTAATAAAAAAACCAGTAATATATTTATATCCAGAAAAAGAAACTGAGGTCAATTTAAAAATAGAATTTGAAGGCAAGTTTAATTTTACCTACCCAGCATATGAAAATGGCTGGGTCGTCAATGCTTCTCCAAATGGAAAACTCATTAATAAAAAGGACAATAAAACTTACTAG
- a CDS encoding ATP-binding protein encodes MVERNAVKQLNDSLYKRKVIMLLGARQTGKTTLLKDLVSKTKNSLWLNGDEYDIHERFKKPSSTSLKSLIGNSKLVVIDEAQKIENIGIGLKLLYDTYPDVQLIVTGSSAFELNNKTSEPLTGRKIEMYLFPLSTSEMVAHTSEIEEQRMLSNRLVYGMYPEIVTKQGNEKEMLKLLADSYLFRDILMLDSIKKPEKLVTLLQALAFQIGAEVSYNELGNLVGLDSKTVESYINLLEKSFVIFRLNSLNRNLRNELKLSKKIYFYDNGVRNALISNFQILEGRQDIGKLWENFIVMERMKYNHYTKNYLNKYFWRTKDQQEIDYVEEQNGLLNAYEFKWSSMQKARFSKTFTNAYPIGETKVITKENYMEFCV; translated from the coding sequence ATGGTTGAAAGAAATGCCGTCAAACAATTAAATGATAGTTTGTATAAACGAAAAGTCATTATGCTTTTAGGTGCTCGGCAAACAGGTAAAACGACTTTGTTGAAAGACCTAGTGAGCAAAACAAAAAATAGCTTATGGCTCAATGGAGATGAATATGATATCCACGAGCGATTTAAAAAACCTAGCTCCACATCACTCAAGTCCTTAATAGGAAATAGCAAACTCGTGGTGATCGACGAGGCTCAGAAAATTGAAAATATTGGTATTGGATTGAAATTGCTTTATGATACCTATCCAGATGTACAATTAATTGTTACAGGTTCTTCTGCCTTTGAATTAAATAATAAAACGAGCGAGCCCTTAACGGGTAGAAAAATAGAAATGTATTTATTCCCACTCTCTACCTCAGAGATGGTGGCGCATACCAGTGAGATAGAGGAGCAGCGGATGCTATCCAATAGACTCGTTTATGGCATGTATCCAGAGATTGTGACAAAACAGGGCAATGAAAAAGAAATGCTCAAATTATTAGCGGATAGCTATTTGTTTAGAGATATTCTAATGCTAGATAGCATCAAGAAGCCGGAGAAATTAGTGACTTTACTCCAAGCCCTCGCATTTCAAATCGGAGCAGAAGTGTCATACAATGAGCTAGGAAATTTGGTAGGTCTTGATAGTAAAACTGTCGAATCTTACATAAATTTATTAGAAAAATCATTTGTTATTTTCCGATTGAATTCTTTGAATAGAAACTTGAGAAATGAATTAAAACTTTCGAAGAAAATTTATTTCTATGATAATGGTGTTCGCAATGCGCTTATTTCTAATTTTCAAATATTAGAAGGAAGACAAGATATAGGGAAGCTTTGGGAAAATTTTATCGTCATGGAGCGAATGAAGTACAATCATTATACGAAAAATTATTTGAATAAATATTTCTGGCGCACGAAAGACCAACAAGAAATAGACTATGTCGAAGAACAAAATGGGTTACTCAATGCCTATGAATTTAAGTGGAGTTCGATGCAAAAGGCACGTTTCTCTAAGACGTTTACCAATGCCTATCCCATCGGAGAAACCAAAGTAATCACTAAAGAAAACTATATGGAGTTTTGTGTATGA
- a CDS encoding DUF885 domain-containing protein, whose translation MIKSFYSALLLILLVSLSSCQQSKKGNSEFESFKLRMVDDMWKQYPNWAKGVGYHKYDSVLPIPDEANRKSDLAFAARYLDSLKDFIYDSLSPMNKTDYLLIKNMLEGTDYAINEYKSYTWDASQYNFGGTLFEITQNKEDSNAIIGNLDKFLAKTPAYFEAAKRNLTEPTLEHTSLAIQQLTGTIDMLQYGEIREFYNRKNADTTFLGIASKAIQGFISHLENLKSEMESGKRKAKSFRLGKKLYEKKFNLDIASSFSSDEMFQIASQRKESLQTEMFAIATRLWDKYLPNTPLEADSLKRIKMVIDKVALQHVKREDFQREIERQIPILNQFIVEKDLVTMDASKPLVVRKEPAWMAGVAGASISSPGPYAKNANTYYNVGSLAFYSPEAAESFLREYNQFTLQILNIHEAIPGHYVQLIHANKSPSIIQNLLQNGAFIEGWALYAERLMMEEGWDKNTSINQTEMSDEMWLMYYKFHLRGVCNTILDISIHTKEMTEEQAMHLMQVEAFQEKSEAEGKWRRAKLTQVQLCSYFTGFNEIYTFREEVKKQMGAQFNLKAFNDRLLSFGAPPMKYVKEMFGRL comes from the coding sequence ATGATAAAATCATTTTATTCAGCCCTCCTTCTTATATTACTTGTTTCGCTATCCTCTTGTCAGCAATCTAAGAAAGGAAATTCGGAATTCGAATCCTTCAAACTGCGCATGGTCGATGATATGTGGAAGCAATATCCCAATTGGGCAAAGGGTGTGGGTTATCACAAATATGATAGTGTGTTACCAATTCCAGATGAGGCTAATAGAAAATCAGATTTAGCTTTTGCAGCGCGCTACTTAGATTCATTAAAGGATTTTATTTATGATTCTTTGTCTCCTATGAATAAAACAGATTATTTACTGATAAAAAATATGCTAGAAGGCACGGATTATGCTATCAATGAATATAAATCCTATACTTGGGACGCCTCTCAATACAATTTTGGAGGAACTCTTTTTGAAATTACACAAAACAAAGAAGACTCCAATGCGATCATTGGCAATTTAGATAAATTTTTAGCTAAAACTCCAGCTTATTTCGAGGCAGCGAAAAGAAATTTAACAGAACCGACCTTAGAACATACCTCGTTGGCTATTCAGCAGCTGACAGGTACGATAGATATGCTTCAGTATGGAGAAATTCGTGAATTTTATAACCGAAAAAATGCAGATACTACCTTTTTAGGAATAGCCTCAAAAGCGATACAAGGTTTTATCTCCCATTTGGAAAATCTAAAGTCTGAAATGGAGTCTGGTAAACGCAAAGCTAAAAGTTTTCGATTAGGTAAAAAATTGTATGAAAAAAAGTTCAATTTGGACATAGCTTCTTCTTTCTCATCCGATGAAATGTTTCAAATAGCTAGTCAGAGAAAAGAGTCCTTGCAGACGGAAATGTTTGCTATCGCCACCCGTTTATGGGATAAGTATTTACCTAATACCCCATTAGAAGCAGATTCATTAAAACGCATCAAGATGGTAATCGACAAGGTCGCACTCCAGCATGTAAAGCGGGAAGATTTTCAAAGGGAAATAGAGCGTCAAATCCCTATCTTAAATCAATTTATAGTAGAGAAAGATTTAGTAACTATGGATGCCTCTAAGCCATTGGTCGTGCGTAAAGAACCAGCTTGGATGGCGGGTGTAGCAGGTGCTAGTATATCGAGCCCTGGTCCTTATGCTAAAAACGCAAATACCTATTATAATGTAGGCAGTTTAGCATTTTATTCACCGGAAGCAGCAGAAAGTTTCTTAAGAGAATACAATCAGTTCACCCTTCAAATTTTAAATATTCACGAAGCTATTCCAGGTCATTATGTACAACTAATTCATGCGAATAAATCACCGTCGATTATTCAAAATCTTTTGCAGAATGGGGCATTCATAGAAGGTTGGGCGCTCTATGCCGAACGCCTAATGATGGAAGAAGGATGGGATAAAAATACAAGTATCAATCAAACCGAAATGTCCGATGAAATGTGGTTGATGTATTATAAGTTTCACTTGCGCGGGGTCTGCAATACTATTTTGGATATTAGTATTCATACTAAGGAAATGACCGAAGAGCAAGCTATGCATCTGATGCAAGTGGAGGCTTTTCAAGAAAAATCTGAGGCAGAAGGTAAGTGGAGACGAGCCAAGCTGACTCAGGTACAGCTATGTTCTTACTTTACAGGCTTCAATGAAATATATACTTTCCGAGAAGAAGTTAAAAAACAAATGGGCGCTCAATTCAATCTTAAAGCGTTTAATGATAGATTACTCAGCTTCGGAGCACCCCCTATGAAATATGTCAAGGAGATGTTTGGGAGATTGTAA